The segment TGGAACTTCATGGACGCAACGCAATAAAGGCGAAGTTCAAGACAAAGTTTCATATGATGGAAAATATGCAGGGGTTTTGCCAAATACAGCAATTTCAGGCAACTTTGCAAATGGATTTATTGGTCAAGTTATTCGACTTGAACCGAATACAACTTATCACGTAAGTGCTTATGCGAAAGTAGATGTTAAAGGGGCGGATGCCATCTTTACAGCACGCTTTTGGAATGGCCAACAAGGTGATGTTATTAAGGGAGAAAACGGTCAAACCGTAGATCAACTTGTATCATCTACAGAATGGCAAAAAGTAAGTTATACATTTAATTCAGGTACGGAACAAGGAGCACTAATTCAACTTGTTAAGTGGTCTGAAAAAGAAGAAACAAAGCAATCCAATGCTTATATTGATAACGTTGTGGTAACGAAAGATTCAAATGTTTCAGAAGAAAAAGAAGATGACGTCTTTACAGAAGTGTGGCGTGATGATTTTGATCAAGAATCCCTAAATATGGAAGATTGGGGTTATGAACTGGGTTCGATTCGTGGTATTGAACAACAACATTATGTAAACAATCCAGAGAACGTATTTTTACGCGATGGTAACCTTGTGCTACGTGCAACCGATCGTGATGTTGCGGATCAATATTTACATCCACGTGATGCATCCCGGAAGGCAATTTATAATTCAGGAAGCATTCGTACGCATGGTCAACGCGAATTCTTATACGGAAAATTAGAAATTCGTGCAAAACTTCCAAAAGGAAGAGGTGCATTCCCAGCGTTTTGGACATTAGGTGCTGACTTTACACTTGATGGCAAGATTAAAGCGGAACAAGGTCGTGGATGGCCAAGCACGGGTGAAATTGATATTATGGAATTAATTGGTGAGGATCGCGATGGTGCTCATGGTAACCGTACTGTTTACCAAACCGTTCATTATTGCCCTGCTGAGGATAATGTAGGACGTTTTTCTGGAAATGGAACTGCGCATACCATTCCTCAAGGTAATTTTAATGACGAATTTCATACCTTTGCATTAAATTGGACCGAAGATACCCTTGAATGGTATGTTGATGATCAAAAAGTTCCTACTGTACCGTATGGACAAGATCCAATGGCTAAAGATATTTTCAACAAGCCGCAATACATTCAGCTAAACTTAGCGATGGGTGGCGCATGGCCTGGACCTGTAGGGGAAAACCTGGCCGGCACTGAGTTTGTGATTGATTCGGTATCGTATCAACAAACTGCTGCGCAAGCGAAAGCGGCTCAAGCATATTATGATCGTGCTCCCAAACTGGAGGGGGTTAAACCACTCACAGTTATGCAAGGAGGAACAATCAATCCACTTGAAGGCATTAATACTCTTGAAGGTTATGATTTAGATTTCTCAATAGAAGATACACCGATGTTTAATCCACGCGGTGGAAATTCAAATGTGAAACTTCTTGTAAAGGGTATGGATGAGATGGATCTTATTTCAAATCTTCCAGAAGGTACCTATAATCTTCATTATAGCGCAACACCTCAAGGGGTGGACTTAACACAAGATATTAAAACACCGGTTGCACGTCAAGCAACCACCCTGGTTGTTTCAAAGCAAGCCTTTCCTCAATCGTTTGAACTTGAAATAACCAAAGGCGATGCTTTATCAACGCTCACATTACCACAAGGATGGACATGGAAGAATCCAGATTTTGTTGTTAATGAAGCGGGAATGTTTACGGTTTTATTTGGCGTCAATAAGGACGAGCATTCCGTGCATGTATCACTTCGAACAATGACAGAAACACCCAAAGAAGAGAACAAACCTGCGGAAGTGCTTGGCGAGAAAAAAGACAAGGACGTCACATCAACGGAATCGACCCTACCGAATACGGGTCAATACACGTCAAGTTTCGCAATTGTGGTTGCGTTATCACTCACATGTATTGGTTATGTGCTTATAATGGGATAATACGCCTTAAATCAAACACTTATTTGGTGTTATCTTAATTTATCATTTTTTATCAAAACCATCTTGAAATCCCTTACTTTTTTCGGTAAAGTATAAACACTTGAGGAGGTAAAGTATGAAAAAGAAGGTTTTTGATTTTCTACAGCAATTAGGACGTACCTTTATGTTACCAATTGCTTTATTACCCTTTGCAGGACTTCTACTGGGGTTGGGTGCAACCTTTACCAATCCATCATTAATTGAAATGTATCATTTAGAAGGGATTTTAGCGCAAACGGGAGTGTTGTATAAAATTCTAGTAATTATGAAGTCTTGTGGTGAGATAGTCTTTGCGAACTTACCGCTTTTATTTGCAATCGGGGTTGCTTTTGGTATGGCACGAGAATCTAAGGAGGTTGCTGCACTTGCAGCTGCTATTGCGTATTTGATGATGAATGTAGCCATGGCATCCACGATTGAACAATTCGGTAATCTTGAACATTTAATGCAACCCTCGGGTTTGATTACCCATGTTTTAGGGATTGAAAATACATTAAATACAGGGGTGTTTGGTGGAATTATTGTGGGGGTTATGGTTTCGGTGCTCCATAATAAATTTTATCAAATTGAATTTAATGATGCATTTTCGTTTTTTAGTGGGACGCGATTTATTCCCATTATTTCATCCTTATTCGCAATTGGTTTAGGTATTCTTTTTGTTTGGATTTGGCCAAGCATTGCGTTTGGGATTGCTTCTCTAGGTGTCGCAATTTCAAAAATGGGGTATCTTGGAACCTTTATTTATGGATTTATTTATCGTGCGTTAATCCCGTTGGGATTACACCACGTCTTTTACTTACCTTTCTGGCAAACCGCTCTCGGTGGAAGTACGATGGTTGCGGGGACGGTTGTTGAAGGGGCACAAAATATTGTCTTTGCACAACTTGCGGCAGGGGTTCCGGTAGATCCGTCGTACGCACGCTTTTTCTCAGGATTGTTTCCTTTTATGATATTTGGATTTCCAGCAGCTGCACTTGCAATGTATAAAACGGCATATCCTGAAAATAAGGCAAAAGTTAAAGGCTTGTTGGTGTCTGCATCCATTACTTCAATTGTAACGGGAATTACGGAACCAATTGAATTTTCGTTCCTGTTTGCATCCCCATTCCTCTACTTTGGTGTACACGTTGTTTTGGCGGCATTATCATTTATGCTGATGCATATCCTTGCTGTTGGTGTGGGTCTTACCTTTTCGGGAGGGCTTCTTGATTTGATTTTATACGGGATTTTACCTGGAAATCAAATGACCCATTGGATTCCAATTGTCGCTGTTGGGTTTCTCTACGGTTTAATTTATTATTTTGTCTTTATATTCGCAATTAAAAAATTTGATCTAAAAACCCCGGGACGGGAGAAAAACGGGAATGTACAACTTTACACTAAAAAAGATTTAAACGATAAAGAGGATGTTTCCGCATTGATTGTGGAAGCGTTAGGTGGGCAAGCGAATATTGTCAGCGTTGATAATTGTGCGACACGACTTCGTATTGAAGTTACCGATGCAAGCCATGTAAACAAAGACCAATTGAGTCAAACGGGTGCTGCTGGATCATTAATCAGCGGGAATACCGTACAGGTTATCTATGGACCCAAAGTTACAAATATCAAGACGAAAATTGATCAATATCTCAATAAGAAATAAAGCACATCAGATCGATGTGCTTTTTTATCTAAGTATTTATTTTAGACATTTCGATACATATTATTGAACATCCTGTTTTGTTGATGACGCAGGTAGAAAAGCATGATATGACTTAGTTGTATAAGGAGGGGCTTATGGAATCTTACTCAAAGCGCACCATCACTCCTGAAGTAAAAGAGTATCAACTTCGTGACGGTGTCGTTCAACTGAAATCTAAAATCTTTATTAAAACTGAGCGTCTTATTTCAAAAGCAATCTACAAGCGCATTCAACAAAATCATAAAACCCTTGTCGATGTGGGTGGGGAGGATGTGACGACCCTTCGGATCTTACCTCTAAATCATGAAAACCTTCGTGGTAGTTATGCCATCACAATTGACGAGACCATTAAAATCTATGCAAACGATGAAGAAGGCCCCCTTTATGCAGTTCAAACACTTCTTAAATATGAACAAACCCATGGTGAACTTCAAAAAGGTAAGATTAAGGATGAACCCAGCGTAGAGGAGCGTGGTTTCCATTTGGATTGTGGACGTAAATATTTTACGCCGCAATGGATTCATCAACTGCTGGATACCTTAGCATGGCATAATTTTAATATGCTTCAATTACACTTTAGTGAAAACAAGGGCTTTCGCTTGGAATGTACACAGTACCCTGAAATCGAAAGCCAAAAAGCATTAAGCTTACAAGAACTTAAAGAAATTATGGAACTTGCGGATGAATACTGTATCGAAATTGTTCCGTCATTCGACAGTCCCGGTTATCTTAAACATGTTTTAAAATCATATCCGGATTATGCACTCCCTGGATCTGAGGGTGAAGCATGGGATATTACCAATCCAGACGCATTGAACATGATTTATGAGCTGTACGATTACTATGCCGAGGTCTTTCAAAAATCACGTTATTTCAATATTGGGGGTGATGAATTTATTGACTTTGAGCAGTTTGATGCGTTTCCAAAACTTAAGACCTATGCCCAAGACCAGCTAGACGGTAAAACGGGATACGATACGTATATTCATTACCTCAATACCATTACGTCACGACTGGAGGCAAAAGGATTTACGGTACGATTATGGAATGACGGTTTATATCGTCTTAATCAAAATCCTGCCATCGAGTTAAAGACGTCGATACAAGTCTGTTACTGGACCAAGTATAACCGATATATGGCACCGATAGAGGCGTTTGAAAACCGAGGCATTGCCTTGATTAACTTTCATGCTGAGAACTTCTATTATGTCTTACATCCTGAAGTGGGGGTAAAATGCATTGATCCACAAGGGTGGTTTGAAACATGGACCCCCAATCATTTTCCTTCCAATCAATTCACCCCGAACGTAACAGGTGCTTATTACTCATTATGGTGTGATGAGCCCGAACTTCAAAGCGAGGTTGAAATTATGAAACAAATCCATATGCCACTTTGTGCGATGGGCGCAAAATCATGGCGAAAAGAAAGTACAATGACTTATCAAACATTCATTCAAAAGGAGCAAATACCATGGACGCAAACCGATTAATACAAAAAGCACAAGCACTCTATCCAAACACTGATGTAAATCGAGCAAAAATACAGCTAAACCATCATGTACTTGAGAACTATGCATATGATGGCTATCAAATTCATTATGATGACGACTTAATTATTGTGGCTTCGAATACAGAACGGGGACATTTTTACGGTCTTTTGGATGTTTTTTCGGGCAATCCTTCCACAACACTCAATCAAGCAAAGGTAGCAGAACGTGGGTTGCATGTGGATATGGGTCGTAAATTTTTCAGTGAAGCATGGTTTATGGATACCATTGAGTTGATGGCACGCCTTAAACTCAATACATTACAGATGCATTTTTCAGAACATTTAGGCTTTCGTATTGAGTCAAAACGTTTTCCACAAATCGTATCAGCCGAGCATCTAAGTCATGATGCGATAAGACGGATCATTAAGCACGCGAACGATTATTATATCGATGTTATTCCATCGTTTGATTCACCCGGTCATCTTCAAGTTGTATTAGAAGCGTTCCCTGAATATTTAATGGAAAACACAACAATGGGACTTGATATTACCAATCCAGATGCCCGCGCCTTTATTAAAGAAATATACGATGAGATGGATGATTTATTTGAGACATCCACAAGTTTTCATATGGGAGCCGATGAGTTTATCGATTTTGGAAAATACGATGAGTTCCCGCAACTTGAAGCATATGCCAAGGAACACTTTGGTCCAAATGCGAAAGGCTTTGATACCTTCGTGGATTATGTTAATGATATCGCGTCTCACATTCAAGGTCGAGGTAAAACTGTTCGAGCTTGGAATGACGGTTTGTATCGCATCGACCAAGAACCCACTATAATCCTTAACAAAGACATCATCATTACCTATTGGACCAGTTGGAATCCTATGATGGCGCCGGTTCAAACCTTTGTGGATCGCGGTCATGATGTGGTGAATTATATCGATAGTCTACTGTATTTTGTTTTGGGGGAAAATGCAGGGTATACATATCCAACCGAAACAACCATCATGACATCCTTTGAACCAGAACGCTTTCCAAATCGTCATGAATCTTGCGAGGGGGATTTAGAACAAAGTGCCACAACCCTGGGTGCAATGTTTTCAATTTGGTGCGATAAACCGGAAGCTTATCGACTGAAGAAGTTGCCTTAAAGATTCAAGATCCGCTACGTGCATTTGCTTTAAAATGCTGGCATGAAAACTAAGATTAATAGGTGAATACCTATAATCCGTTTCTTGTGAGCTTCTTAAAATTTTCGTAAACTTTATGTATCAAGAGCCTATAATTCTTGATAATCGAGTACACAAGGTCTTGTAACGGTGTCTCCTGTTTAAGACCTTAAAAGACATGCTTACGCATTGAGATCCCTGCTTCCTTCTCGGTTGTGGTATTGATAGGATCAATGCGAAAAGGATGTCTTTTTTATAGTTTTTTTTGGATAAAGATAACTATAATTTGTTGATTTATTAGTATATTTTGTCGCTTATATCTCTGAAATGAAAGCGGTACACTTAATATGTAAAACAACAGCAAGACCTTTGAATTTATAGATGTTTGGGGTGAATCAATTGAAAAAAGTATTACGCAATATTAAAAAAAATGCACCGTTTCTTTTAATGGCACTACCTGGGGCAATTTGGATGATCTTCTTTTTCTATATTCCAGTCCTTGGAAACGTAGTCGCATTTAAGGAGTTCAGATTTTCTCCGGATGGATTTTTCGCAAGTCTGTATAACAGTAAGTGGGTAGGATTCCAGAACTTTAAGTTTCTGTTTGCTACCGACAATGCTTATATTATGACGCGCAATACCGTGTTGTATAACTTAGTCTTTATTATCGTCGGAACGTTTCTCGCAGTAGTCTTGGCTGTTATTATGAGTATGTTACGATCGAAGGAAAAAATAAAAGTATTTCAAACGACGATGTTATTTCCATACTTCTTATCCTGGGTTATCATAGGATTCTTTGTATATTCATTCTTAAGTCCTGATAAGGGTGCGTTAAACAGTATTTTAGCCATGATGGGTAAAGAACCTGTTAACTGGTATAATGAGCCAAAATATTGGCCGGTATTTATTGTAATTATCGGAATATGGAAGAATATCGGATATAACAGTATTATCTACTTTGCTTCCATTATGGGAATTGATCCAACGTATTATGAAGCAGCAATTGTGGATGGTGCCAACCGATGGCAACAAATTCGTCACGTTACGATTCCACAAATTATTCCATTAATCAGTATTATGTTGATTTTAGCGATTGGAAATATTATTCGCTCGGACTTTGGATTGTTCTATAACGTAACGCGTAACTCAGGTCCACTAAACCAAGTTACAATGGTTATTGATACGTATGTATATAAAGGCTTATCGGCATCGGGGGATTTAGGGATGTCATCCGCTGCGGGTTTATATCAATCCGTTGTAGGATTTGTGATGTTAGTTTCTGCTAATGCCATCATTCGCCGTGTTGATCCTGAATCAGGATTATTCTAGGAGGATGTATGAAAAAGAAGAAAATTGAAAAAGTAGAAGTAAGAAGTTTTAGTAAAAATACCGACCGCGTCTTTAATGTTATTATTGGATTATTCGCGTTATCTTGTATCTTTCCCTTTATCTTTGTAATTGTTGTTTCGTTTACTACGGAAACAGCATTG is part of the Erysipelothrix piscisicarius genome and harbors:
- a CDS encoding family 16 glycosylhydrolase yields the protein MRKGLKNIVTVFMVLALSMTSISALEGDAKNLIQDGDFEQGGTSWTQRNKGEVQDKVSYDGKYAGVLPNTAISGNFANGFIGQVIRLEPNTTYHVSAYAKVDVKGADAIFTARFWNGQQGDVIKGENGQTVDQLVSSTEWQKVSYTFNSGTEQGALIQLVKWSEKEETKQSNAYIDNVVVTKDSNVSEEKEDDVFTEVWRDDFDQESLNMEDWGYELGSIRGIEQQHYVNNPENVFLRDGNLVLRATDRDVADQYLHPRDASRKAIYNSGSIRTHGQREFLYGKLEIRAKLPKGRGAFPAFWTLGADFTLDGKIKAEQGRGWPSTGEIDIMELIGEDRDGAHGNRTVYQTVHYCPAEDNVGRFSGNGTAHTIPQGNFNDEFHTFALNWTEDTLEWYVDDQKVPTVPYGQDPMAKDIFNKPQYIQLNLAMGGAWPGPVGENLAGTEFVIDSVSYQQTAAQAKAAQAYYDRAPKLEGVKPLTVMQGGTINPLEGINTLEGYDLDFSIEDTPMFNPRGGNSNVKLLVKGMDEMDLISNLPEGTYNLHYSATPQGVDLTQDIKTPVARQATTLVVSKQAFPQSFELEITKGDALSTLTLPQGWTWKNPDFVVNEAGMFTVLFGVNKDEHSVHVSLRTMTETPKEENKPAEVLGEKKDKDVTSTESTLPNTGQYTSSFAIVVALSLTCIGYVLIMG
- a CDS encoding family 20 glycosylhydrolase; its protein translation is MESYSKRTITPEVKEYQLRDGVVQLKSKIFIKTERLISKAIYKRIQQNHKTLVDVGGEDVTTLRILPLNHENLRGSYAITIDETIKIYANDEEGPLYAVQTLLKYEQTHGELQKGKIKDEPSVEERGFHLDCGRKYFTPQWIHQLLDTLAWHNFNMLQLHFSENKGFRLECTQYPEIESQKALSLQELKEIMELADEYCIEIVPSFDSPGYLKHVLKSYPDYALPGSEGEAWDITNPDALNMIYELYDYYAEVFQKSRYFNIGGDEFIDFEQFDAFPKLKTYAQDQLDGKTGYDTYIHYLNTITSRLEAKGFTVRLWNDGLYRLNQNPAIELKTSIQVCYWTKYNRYMAPIEAFENRGIALINFHAENFYYVLHPEVGVKCIDPQGWFETWTPNHFPSNQFTPNVTGAYYSLWCDEPELQSEVEIMKQIHMPLCAMGAKSWRKESTMTYQTFIQKEQIPWTQTD
- a CDS encoding PTS transporter subunit EIIC — its product is MKKKVFDFLQQLGRTFMLPIALLPFAGLLLGLGATFTNPSLIEMYHLEGILAQTGVLYKILVIMKSCGEIVFANLPLLFAIGVAFGMARESKEVAALAAAIAYLMMNVAMASTIEQFGNLEHLMQPSGLITHVLGIENTLNTGVFGGIIVGVMVSVLHNKFYQIEFNDAFSFFSGTRFIPIISSLFAIGLGILFVWIWPSIAFGIASLGVAISKMGYLGTFIYGFIYRALIPLGLHHVFYLPFWQTALGGSTMVAGTVVEGAQNIVFAQLAAGVPVDPSYARFFSGLFPFMIFGFPAAALAMYKTAYPENKAKVKGLLVSASITSIVTGITEPIEFSFLFASPFLYFGVHVVLAALSFMLMHILAVGVGLTFSGGLLDLILYGILPGNQMTHWIPIVAVGFLYGLIYYFVFIFAIKKFDLKTPGREKNGNVQLYTKKDLNDKEDVSALIVEALGGQANIVSVDNCATRLRIEVTDASHVNKDQLSQTGAAGSLISGNTVQVIYGPKVTNIKTKIDQYLNKK
- a CDS encoding family 20 glycosylhydrolase, with protein sequence MDANRLIQKAQALYPNTDVNRAKIQLNHHVLENYAYDGYQIHYDDDLIIVASNTERGHFYGLLDVFSGNPSTTLNQAKVAERGLHVDMGRKFFSEAWFMDTIELMARLKLNTLQMHFSEHLGFRIESKRFPQIVSAEHLSHDAIRRIIKHANDYYIDVIPSFDSPGHLQVVLEAFPEYLMENTTMGLDITNPDARAFIKEIYDEMDDLFETSTSFHMGADEFIDFGKYDEFPQLEAYAKEHFGPNAKGFDTFVDYVNDIASHIQGRGKTVRAWNDGLYRIDQEPTIILNKDIIITYWTSWNPMMAPVQTFVDRGHDVVNYIDSLLYFVLGENAGYTYPTETTIMTSFEPERFPNRHESCEGDLEQSATTLGAMFSIWCDKPEAYRLKKLP
- a CDS encoding ABC transporter permease, which translates into the protein MNQLKKVLRNIKKNAPFLLMALPGAIWMIFFFYIPVLGNVVAFKEFRFSPDGFFASLYNSKWVGFQNFKFLFATDNAYIMTRNTVLYNLVFIIVGTFLAVVLAVIMSMLRSKEKIKVFQTTMLFPYFLSWVIIGFFVYSFLSPDKGALNSILAMMGKEPVNWYNEPKYWPVFIVIIGIWKNIGYNSIIYFASIMGIDPTYYEAAIVDGANRWQQIRHVTIPQIIPLISIMLILAIGNIIRSDFGLFYNVTRNSGPLNQVTMVIDTYVYKGLSASGDLGMSSAAGLYQSVVGFVMLVSANAIIRRVDPESGLF